The Metabacillus sediminilitoris genome window below encodes:
- a CDS encoding IscS subfamily cysteine desulfurase — translation MIYLDYAATTPISDNSLEIYAKAAKHAFGNSNSLHDIGDVAARTLQASRKLISSIIGGNEKGLYFTSGGSEANILAIQSLLKGLHPEKNHLITSSIEHSSLYTFFKKLSTEGYEVSFLEPNHKGQITEEIVKNALRANTGLVSIQHGNSEIGTVHQIEKIGPLLKVHGVLFHSDCVQTFGKLPINIEKAQLDSISFSSHKIYGPKGIGAAYIHPSVYWQPVIPGTTHESGFRPGTVDVPAVAAFATAAKDISAAMENNTEYYLGLRSKFIDFLKPYQDKILLVNESMDPFLPNILPLLVDGIEGQYIMLECNRFGFAISTGSACQVGMQAPSRSLLALGFDEHKAKQYIRISIGTDTTEEQLKSFLHVLFNIVDNFKK, via the coding sequence TTGATCTATCTTGATTACGCAGCAACAACTCCAATAAGTGACAACTCTTTAGAAATATATGCTAAAGCTGCTAAACATGCTTTTGGAAATAGCAATAGCTTGCATGATATCGGGGATGTAGCCGCTCGAACTTTACAAGCTTCAAGAAAACTTATTTCATCCATTATAGGCGGAAATGAGAAAGGACTTTATTTTACAAGTGGTGGCAGTGAGGCTAACATTTTAGCCATCCAGTCACTCTTAAAAGGGTTACATCCAGAAAAAAACCATCTTATAACATCGAGTATTGAACATTCATCTCTTTATACATTTTTTAAAAAGCTTTCGACAGAGGGATATGAGGTTAGCTTTTTAGAACCGAATCATAAAGGTCAGATCACTGAGGAAATCGTAAAAAACGCCTTGCGGGCTAATACTGGTTTAGTATCCATTCAGCACGGGAACTCTGAGATTGGAACTGTACATCAAATTGAAAAAATTGGACCTTTATTGAAAGTTCATGGCGTATTATTCCACAGTGATTGTGTTCAAACATTCGGAAAGCTACCAATAAATATTGAAAAGGCTCAACTTGATTCTATTTCTTTTTCAAGCCATAAAATTTATGGACCTAAAGGTATTGGAGCTGCATACATTCACCCATCTGTATATTGGCAGCCTGTTATTCCTGGGACGACACATGAATCAGGTTTTCGGCCTGGTACAGTAGATGTTCCAGCAGTAGCTGCATTTGCTACAGCAGCGAAAGATATTTCAGCAGCAATGGAAAACAATACGGAATATTATTTAGGCTTAAGAAGCAAATTTATTGACTTCCTAAAGCCCTATCAAGATAAAATATTGTTAGTAAACGAAAGTATGGATCCTTTTCTACCTAATATCCTCCCATTGTTAGTAGATGGTATAGAAGGTCAATATATTATGTTAGAATGCAATCGTTTTGGTTTTGCCATATCAACCGGCAGCGCATGTCAAGTTGGCATGCAAGCACCGTCACGCTCGCTTTTAGCTTTAGGGTTTGATGAGCATAAAGCAAAACAATATATTAGAATATCAATAGGAACCGATACAACCGAGGAGCAATTGAAATCATTTTTACACGTTCTTTTTAACATTGTGGACAACTTTAAAAAATAA
- a CDS encoding transcription repressor NadR, producing the protein MNHEKLSGEDRRTLLLELLSEADKPITGGDLANRTNVSRQVIVQDISLLKAKNYPIIATSQGYVFLKESDSQNKIIERIIACNHAPEQAIEELTMIVDHGVIVKDVIVEHQVYGELTASIMVGNRNDVKEFVKKIENNSAAYLSQLTNGLHLHTLQADSLEKLDRACEELKKAGFLMQE; encoded by the coding sequence TTGAACCATGAAAAATTATCTGGAGAAGACCGCAGAACTCTTTTATTAGAGTTACTATCGGAAGCAGACAAACCAATTACAGGAGGCGATCTCGCAAATCGGACAAATGTTAGCAGGCAGGTCATTGTCCAAGACATCTCTCTACTCAAAGCTAAAAATTATCCAATCATCGCCACAAGTCAAGGATATGTATTTTTAAAAGAGTCAGATAGCCAGAATAAAATCATCGAACGGATTATTGCCTGTAACCATGCTCCAGAACAAGCAATTGAAGAATTAACTATGATTGTTGATCATGGTGTTATTGTTAAGGATGTCATCGTAGAGCACCAGGTTTATGGTGAATTAACTGCTTCAATTATGGTAGGTAATCGAAATGATGTAAAAGAATTCGTAAAAAAGATTGAAAACAATAGCGCCGCATATTTATCACAGCTTACAAACGGGCTCCATCTGCATACATTACAAGCTGATTCACTAGAAAAATTAGACCGAGCGTGTGAGGAACTCAAAAAAGCTGGGTTTTTAATGCAGGAATAG
- the pheA gene encoding prephenate dehydratase, whose amino-acid sequence MRIGFLGPRATFTHLAVQAFFGEEVEQVAYKTIPQCIDAVAAGEIDFAVVPTENALEGSVNLTFDYLIHEQPLYIVGEIVSPIEQHLMVHPSRKNEWENITRVYSHSHAIAQCHKFLHHKFNGVPYDYASSTGAAAQYVSQHPEEPVAAIANALAAKEYGLEIVMTNIHDYHYNHTRFAILHPANQLEYKSPNLKPDKGKTTLMITLPSDDQSGALHQVLSAFTWRKLNMSKIESRPMKTGLGNYFFIIDIDMLLDNVLIPGAKAELEALGCTVKLLGSYEAYSIKQNKEKES is encoded by the coding sequence ATAAGGATAGGATTTTTAGGGCCGAGAGCAACATTTACCCATTTAGCTGTTCAAGCATTTTTTGGAGAGGAAGTAGAACAAGTTGCATATAAGACCATTCCTCAATGTATAGATGCGGTAGCGGCTGGGGAGATTGATTTTGCTGTCGTACCGACAGAAAATGCCCTAGAGGGTTCGGTTAATTTAACATTTGATTACTTAATACACGAACAACCATTATACATAGTTGGAGAAATTGTTTCACCAATCGAACAACATTTAATGGTGCATCCTTCAAGAAAAAATGAATGGGAAAACATTACTCGCGTATATTCACATTCACATGCGATTGCACAATGTCATAAATTTTTGCATCACAAATTTAATGGAGTGCCATATGATTATGCAAGTTCAACAGGAGCTGCCGCACAATATGTTAGTCAGCACCCAGAAGAACCTGTAGCTGCAATTGCAAATGCACTTGCGGCAAAGGAATATGGACTAGAAATTGTCATGACAAATATTCATGATTATCATTATAATCATACACGATTTGCCATTCTACATCCTGCAAATCAACTTGAATATAAGAGTCCGAATCTAAAACCAGATAAAGGTAAGACAACATTGATGATTACGTTGCCATCTGATGATCAATCAGGTGCACTCCATCAAGTTTTATCAGCATTTACATGGCGTAAGCTGAACATGTCTAAAATTGAGTCAAGACCAATGAAAACTGGATTAGGAAATTACTTTTTTATTATTGATATTGATATGCTCCTCGATAATGTACTCATACCAGGTGCAAAAGCTGAGCTCGAAGCCTTGGGATGTACCGTTAAGCTATTAGGATCATATGAAGCATATTCAATTAAACAAAACAAAGAAAAAGAAAGTTAA
- a CDS encoding ACT domain-containing protein, whose protein sequence is MKDETFYLVREDILPEAMKKTLEVKKLIERGKVDSVAEAVQRVDLSRSAFYKYRDAVFPFHTVVKEKLITLFFHLEDRSGTLSQLLSVVANAGCNVLTIHQTIPIQGRANVTLSLNTNGMTEDINRLMVKLRRMEFVDKVEILGQGA, encoded by the coding sequence ATGAAAGATGAAACGTTTTATTTAGTACGCGAAGACATTTTACCAGAAGCAATGAAAAAAACGCTTGAAGTGAAAAAGCTCATTGAGAGAGGGAAAGTTGATTCTGTTGCTGAAGCTGTTCAACGTGTCGATCTTAGCCGCAGTGCGTTTTATAAATATCGTGATGCTGTGTTTCCATTTCATACAGTTGTGAAAGAAAAGCTTATAACGCTGTTTTTCCATCTTGAAGATCGTAGTGGAACATTGTCACAGTTATTATCAGTTGTAGCGAATGCTGGCTGTAATGTCTTAACAATTCATCAAACCATTCCAATTCAAGGCCGAGCAAATGTCACACTCTCCCTTAATACAAATGGAATGACAGAGGATATAAATCGATTAATGGTGAAATTAAGAAGAATGGAATTTGTCGACAAAGTAGAAATACTAGGTCAAGGAGCATAA